Proteins from a single region of bacterium:
- a CDS encoding phosphatidylserine decarboxylase, producing MAFRLEIIPFVIAVLVLGGLLCGLLRLTRVSWRKAFVFSGIVTVILVGYLLVFFRDPVRIPSPEPRDIMAGAEGKVMAVVEVDEPEFLKTKAVRISIFLSLIDVHVNRSPMEGTIEHAQYYPGARFFTFEEKSSELNQHSSIVIRNAKTTCLVKQIVGPVARRVVYWVAPGQVVKKGEPIGMMKFGSRLDMYFPRDDVDVVVKKGDKVRAGETVVARLKQ from the coding sequence ATGGCGTTTAGACTAGAGATTATTCCGTTTGTCATTGCGGTGTTGGTGCTGGGGGGATTGCTGTGCGGCCTGTTGCGTCTGACGCGGGTGTCGTGGCGTAAAGCGTTTGTATTCAGCGGGATAGTTACGGTTATTCTGGTGGGCTATTTGCTGGTATTCTTCCGGGATCCGGTGCGCATTCCTTCGCCTGAGCCGCGGGACATCATGGCCGGAGCCGAGGGTAAGGTGATGGCGGTGGTGGAGGTGGACGAGCCGGAATTCCTCAAAACCAAGGCGGTCCGGATCAGTATTTTCCTGAGTCTGATCGATGTCCATGTGAACCGCTCCCCGATGGAAGGGACCATTGAGCATGCCCAGTATTATCCGGGCGCGCGGTTTTTCACCTTCGAGGAGAAGTCCTCCGAGTTGAATCAACACAGTTCGATTGTCATCCGGAATGCCAAAACCACCTGTCTGGTGAAGCAGATCGTGGGCCCGGTGGCACGGCGGGTGGTCTATTGGGTGGCCCCCGGTCAGGTCGTCAAGAAAGGTGAGCCCATCGGGATGATGAAGTTCGGCTCACGGCTGGATATGTATTTCCCTCGCGACGATGTGGATGTGGTGGTCAAGAAGGGCGATAAGGTCCGTGCAGGTGAGACGGTCGTGGCCCGGTTGAAACAATAA
- a CDS encoding DNA topoisomerase IV subunit A translates to MSEQPELFSGDELSTPVTPGEAVGGHGLPSRVVIRDIAAVDDGPLKRLVNDNFLTYASYVIRDRAIPDIEDGLKPVQRRILHSLNENDDGKFIKVANIVGYTMQFHPHGDASIADALVTLTNKQYLIEGQGNFGNVFTGDPAAASRYIECRLTPLAREELFDTDLTDYVPSYDGRKEEPVTLPARIPLLLLLGAEGIAVGLSTRILTHNFNELLEAQVAILQKRPFEVYPDFLQGGVMDVSGYDKGRGYVRVRATIEIRDAQTLVVRSVPFGTNTDSLIASIEEAARKGKVKLRSISDYTAGAVEVEIQLQPEEDATRAVATLYAFTQCEVQVASRIMVIRAGRPTEMDVEQVLQYNTDRLLELLKRRLKVQQKQLTEELHRKTLVQVFVQNRLYTPIESCESHEEVEQVVRAGLEPFLSQLQRDLTHADIELLLGIPIRRISLFDVSKNQQEMEALRVALAESRENMANLIGYAVRYLRQLQKKYGASFPRLTQMKRFQAVEVRELTASELTINLDKAKGYLGYKIAGTPLFECSSLDKLLLVWKDGRYKAVPPPDKLFVDAGLIHSAILDRDRILTVVYNEDGFARIKRFASTLVTNREYRCIPRGAHILFFSDQEVPTLYVQYDVPETTAIRQQEFDTTSLPVAGRDGKAALMSSKKIKTIGASKPKKWDDTLTGPKGQYMSFG, encoded by the coding sequence ATGAGTGAGCAGCCGGAATTATTTAGTGGAGATGAACTGTCGACCCCGGTGACCCCGGGCGAAGCGGTTGGCGGGCATGGCCTGCCGAGCCGTGTCGTGATCCGGGATATTGCCGCAGTGGATGACGGTCCTCTCAAACGGTTGGTGAACGACAACTTCCTGACCTATGCCTCCTATGTCATCCGCGATCGGGCCATTCCGGACATTGAGGACGGGCTGAAGCCGGTTCAGCGCCGGATCCTTCATTCGCTGAATGAGAATGATGACGGAAAGTTTATCAAGGTCGCCAATATCGTCGGCTATACCATGCAGTTTCATCCCCATGGGGATGCCTCGATTGCCGATGCCTTGGTGACGCTGACGAACAAGCAGTATTTAATTGAGGGGCAGGGGAATTTCGGGAATGTCTTTACCGGCGATCCGGCGGCGGCCTCCCGCTATATTGAATGCCGGCTGACCCCGCTGGCTCGCGAGGAACTGTTTGATACGGATTTGACCGACTACGTGCCCTCCTATGATGGCCGCAAGGAAGAGCCCGTGACCCTGCCGGCGCGCATCCCGTTATTACTCCTGCTGGGGGCGGAGGGGATCGCGGTCGGGTTGTCCACCCGTATCCTGACGCATAACTTCAATGAACTGCTTGAGGCCCAGGTGGCGATCCTCCAGAAGCGGCCCTTTGAGGTCTATCCCGATTTCCTGCAAGGCGGCGTGATGGATGTGTCCGGTTATGACAAGGGCAGGGGCTATGTCCGTGTCAGGGCGACGATCGAGATCCGTGACGCCCAGACCCTGGTGGTGCGCTCGGTGCCATTCGGGACCAACACCGATTCCCTGATTGCCTCCATTGAAGAGGCGGCGCGCAAGGGGAAGGTCAAGCTCCGGAGTATCAGCGATTACACGGCGGGCGCGGTAGAGGTGGAGATCCAATTGCAGCCTGAGGAGGATGCAACGCGGGCCGTGGCGACCCTCTATGCGTTCACCCAGTGCGAGGTCCAGGTGGCCAGCCGCATCATGGTCATCCGGGCCGGCCGGCCGACCGAAATGGATGTGGAGCAGGTCCTCCAGTATAATACCGACCGGCTGTTGGAGTTGCTCAAGCGGCGGCTGAAGGTTCAGCAGAAACAGCTGACCGAGGAGTTGCACCGCAAGACGCTGGTCCAGGTTTTTGTCCAGAACCGGCTCTACACGCCCATCGAGAGCTGTGAGAGCCACGAAGAGGTTGAGCAGGTGGTGCGGGCCGGGCTGGAGCCGTTCCTTTCACAGCTTCAGCGTGATCTCACCCATGCCGATATCGAGTTGCTGCTGGGCATACCGATCCGGCGCATTTCGTTGTTTGATGTGTCGAAGAATCAGCAGGAGATGGAGGCGTTGCGCGTAGCGCTCGCTGAGTCACGGGAGAATATGGCCAACCTGATCGGCTATGCCGTGCGGTATTTGAGGCAGCTCCAGAAGAAATACGGGGCCAGCTTCCCGCGCCTGACCCAGATGAAGCGTTTTCAGGCGGTGGAGGTCCGTGAGCTCACGGCTTCTGAATTGACCATCAATCTGGATAAGGCCAAGGGTTATCTGGGCTATAAAATCGCGGGCACCCCGTTATTCGAGTGCTCCTCGCTGGATAAGCTGTTGCTGGTGTGGAAGGATGGCCGGTATAAGGCGGTGCCGCCGCCCGACAAGTTGTTTGTGGATGCCGGACTGATTCACAGTGCCATCCTTGACCGGGACCGGATCCTGACGGTGGTGTATAACGAAGACGGGTTCGCGCGGATCAAGCGGTTCGCCAGCACCCTGGTGACCAACCGTGAATACCGCTGTATTCCCAGGGGGGCGCATATCCTGTTTTTTTCGGACCAGGAGGTGCCGACCCTCTATGTGCAGTACGATGTGCCCGAGACGACGGCGATTCGGCAGCAGGAATTTGACACGACCTCATTGCCGGTGGCCGGGCGTGATGGCAAGGCCGCCCTGATGTCATCCAAGAAAATCAAGACGATCGGCGCCTCAAAGCCGAAGAAATGGGATGACACGCTCACCGGTCCCAAGGGCCAGTACATGAGTTTCGGGTAA
- the gdhA gene encoding NADP-specific glutamate dehydrogenase translates to MNKYVESVLEQTKRKNSEQLEFIQAVTEVMESVAPVVERHKKYQDHAILERIVEPERVIMFRVPWQDDKGRFMVNRGFRVQFNSAIGPYKGGLRFHPSVNLGIIKFLGFEQIFKNSLTTLPMGGGKGGTDFDPKGKSDNEVMRFCQSFITELYRHVGGDTDVPAGDIGVGGREIGFMFGQYKRIKNEFVGVLTGKGLKWGGSLVRPEATGYGAVYFAQEMLAKRGDSMKGKVCAVSGSGNVAQYTIEKVNQLGGKCVSVSDSNGTIFDPTGITAEKLAFIMELKNVKRGRIKDYADKFGCQYKDGERPWSIKCDCAFPSATQNEISGEDAKTLLKNGCKLVAEGANMPTDPDGVEVFLKAKVMYGPGKAANAGGVATSGLEMSQNSMRLSWSREEVDQKLNGIMKSIHANAYAASEEYGDAGNYVLGANIAGFVKVADAMIDQGLV, encoded by the coding sequence ATGAACAAGTATGTGGAAAGCGTGTTGGAGCAGACGAAGCGTAAGAATTCAGAGCAGCTGGAATTCATCCAGGCCGTTACTGAGGTGATGGAATCCGTTGCCCCGGTGGTGGAACGGCACAAGAAGTATCAGGATCATGCGATTCTCGAGCGTATTGTGGAGCCGGAGCGGGTGATCATGTTCCGGGTACCCTGGCAGGATGACAAGGGCCGATTCATGGTCAACCGCGGGTTCCGTGTGCAGTTCAACAGCGCGATTGGTCCCTATAAGGGCGGCCTGCGCTTCCATCCCTCGGTCAACCTGGGCATCATCAAGTTTCTCGGGTTCGAGCAGATCTTCAAGAACTCGCTGACGACGCTCCCCATGGGCGGCGGTAAGGGTGGCACGGATTTTGATCCCAAGGGCAAATCCGATAACGAGGTGATGCGGTTCTGTCAGTCGTTTATCACTGAGTTGTATCGTCATGTGGGTGGAGATACGGATGTTCCGGCCGGCGATATCGGGGTAGGCGGGCGTGAAATCGGGTTCATGTTCGGTCAGTACAAGCGCATTAAGAATGAGTTCGTCGGCGTGTTGACGGGCAAGGGGCTCAAGTGGGGTGGCTCGCTGGTCCGTCCCGAGGCGACCGGGTATGGCGCGGTCTATTTCGCCCAGGAGATGCTGGCGAAACGCGGCGACTCGATGAAGGGTAAAGTCTGTGCCGTTTCCGGTTCCGGCAACGTGGCGCAGTACACCATCGAGAAGGTCAACCAGCTGGGTGGCAAGTGCGTGTCGGTGTCCGACTCCAATGGTACGATTTTTGATCCCACGGGCATCACCGCTGAGAAGCTGGCCTTCATCATGGAGTTGAAGAACGTCAAGCGGGGCCGAATCAAGGACTATGCGGACAAGTTCGGCTGCCAGTACAAGGATGGCGAGCGGCCCTGGAGCATCAAGTGCGACTGCGCCTTCCCGTCGGCGACGCAGAACGAAATCTCAGGGGAGGATGCGAAGACGCTTCTGAAGAACGGCTGCAAGCTGGTGGCCGAAGGGGCCAATATGCCGACCGACCCGGATGGCGTGGAAGTCTTCCTGAAGGCCAAGGTCATGTACGGGCCGGGCAAGGCGGCCAATGCCGGTGGGGTGGCGACCTCAGGTCTGGAAATGTCCCAGAATTCGATGCGGTTGTCCTGGTCACGTGAGGAAGTGGACCAGAAACTGAATGGCATCATGAAGTCGATCCATGCCAACGCCTATGCGGCGTCGGAGGAATATGGGGACGCTGGGAACTATGTGCTGGGTGCCAATATTGCCGGTTTCGTCAAGGTGGCCGATGCGATGATTGACCAGGGCCTGGTCTAA
- a CDS encoding toprim domain-containing protein has translation MSVAKKHNYDESKIKTLSSLEHIRKRTGMYIGRVGDGTHYDDGIYVLVKEVMDNAIDEFIMGFGTRVVVAVEGTRVTVRDYGRGIPLGKVVECVSRINTGAKYNDDVFQFSVGLNGVGTKAVNALSVAFRVCSHRGGEFSAAEFKRGKLINESKGKTDEPDGTLVVFEPDPEIFGKVVFLPEHLKRRTQLYTYLNAGLKIELNGAVFVSKEGLRDLVEDEVGDEALYPILHYRSKTLELAFTHTNRFEEVFLSFVNGQYTSDGGTHLSAFREGLVKAFNEYSKGKFEGDDVREGMAGSMAIRLKDPVFESQTKNKLGNTEIRSELVQQVRDVVVDLLHRDPKAAEKAILKIEETVKLRKELQSIKKMARERSRATSIRVPQLKDCKIHFDKGDGTGEGTMLFITEGQSAAGSITSCRDVSSQAVFTLRGKPLNTCELNRDVMYKNEELYNLMRSLDVEESPERIRYNKVILATDADVDGLHIRNLLLTFFLRFFEPIVNGGHVYILETPLFRVRNAKRTVYCYSEQERDAMVKEIGRGAEVTRFKGLGEISPGEFKQFIGPDMRLTPVLVENRHSIPAILSFYMGRNTPERRQYIMDNLVMEAE, from the coding sequence ATGAGCGTTGCAAAGAAACATAACTATGATGAGAGCAAGATCAAGACGCTCTCGTCGTTGGAGCATATCCGCAAGCGGACCGGGATGTATATCGGGCGCGTGGGGGATGGGACCCATTACGATGACGGCATCTATGTGCTGGTCAAGGAGGTGATGGACAATGCGATTGACGAGTTCATCATGGGCTTCGGGACTCGCGTCGTGGTGGCGGTCGAGGGCACGCGGGTGACCGTCCGGGATTACGGCCGCGGCATTCCCCTGGGCAAGGTGGTGGAATGCGTGTCGCGGATCAATACCGGCGCCAAATACAACGACGATGTCTTCCAGTTCAGTGTGGGCCTGAATGGCGTGGGTACCAAGGCGGTCAACGCGCTGTCGGTGGCCTTCCGGGTCTGCAGTCATCGCGGCGGGGAGTTCTCGGCGGCGGAGTTCAAGCGCGGGAAGCTGATCAATGAATCCAAGGGGAAGACGGATGAGCCCGATGGAACGCTGGTGGTGTTCGAGCCGGATCCGGAGATCTTCGGGAAAGTCGTTTTCCTGCCGGAGCATCTGAAGCGGCGGACCCAGCTCTATACCTATCTGAATGCCGGCTTGAAGATCGAGCTGAACGGGGCCGTATTTGTCTCCAAGGAAGGGCTCCGGGATCTGGTCGAGGATGAGGTGGGCGATGAGGCGCTCTATCCCATCCTGCATTACCGCTCCAAGACCCTGGAGTTGGCCTTCACCCATACCAACCGGTTTGAAGAAGTCTTCCTGTCCTTTGTGAACGGGCAATACACCAGCGATGGCGGGACGCATTTGAGCGCCTTCCGCGAAGGGCTGGTCAAGGCTTTCAATGAATATTCCAAGGGGAAATTCGAGGGGGATGATGTCCGTGAGGGGATGGCGGGGTCCATGGCCATCCGGCTGAAGGATCCGGTCTTCGAGTCGCAGACGAAGAACAAACTCGGCAACACGGAAATCCGGAGTGAACTGGTGCAGCAGGTGCGGGATGTGGTGGTGGATCTGCTGCACCGTGACCCGAAGGCCGCCGAAAAGGCGATCCTGAAGATTGAGGAGACGGTCAAACTGCGCAAGGAGTTGCAGTCCATCAAGAAGATGGCGCGCGAGCGGTCCCGGGCCACCTCCATCCGCGTCCCCCAGTTGAAGGACTGCAAGATCCATTTCGACAAGGGTGACGGGACGGGCGAAGGGACGATGTTGTTCATCACCGAGGGTCAATCGGCCGCCGGCTCGATCACGAGTTGCCGGGATGTCTCCAGCCAGGCGGTCTTCACCTTGCGCGGTAAGCCGCTCAACACCTGTGAACTCAACCGCGACGTGATGTACAAGAACGAGGAACTCTATAACCTCATGCGCAGTCTGGATGTCGAGGAATCCCCCGAGCGGATCCGGTACAACAAGGTGATTCTGGCGACCGATGCCGATGTGGACGGGCTGCATATCCGTAACCTGCTGCTGACCTTTTTCCTGCGATTCTTCGAGCCGATTGTGAATGGGGGCCATGTCTACATCCTGGAGACGCCGCTGTTCCGTGTGCGGAATGCCAAGCGAACGGTCTATTGCTACTCCGAGCAGGAACGCGATGCGATGGTGAAAGAGATCGGGCGGGGGGCTGAGGTGACCCGGTTCAAAGGGTTGGGCGAGATCTCGCCCGGGGAGTTCAAGCAGTTTATCGGGCCCGATATGCGGTTGACGCCGGTGCTGGTGGAAAACCGGCACAGCATTCCTGCCATCCTGAGTTTCTACATGGGGCGTAATACACCGGAACGGCGGCAGTACATCATGGATAACCTGGTGATGGAGGCGGAGTAG
- a CDS encoding YajD family HNH nuclease, whose product MKTERQNQLHNELRREMEARQAGYRMRALKLFPHVCGRCGREFEGKRMRELTVHHKDFNHDNNPPNGSNWELLCIYCHDDEHAPDSLRSMGDGPAAESHLKPSPIVNPFEGLDRLIK is encoded by the coding sequence ATGAAAACCGAGCGGCAAAATCAATTACACAATGAGTTGCGGCGGGAGATGGAAGCCCGTCAGGCAGGCTACCGGATGCGGGCCTTGAAGTTGTTTCCGCATGTCTGCGGCCGCTGTGGCCGGGAATTTGAGGGCAAGCGGATGCGCGAGTTGACGGTGCATCACAAGGATTTTAATCACGACAACAATCCGCCCAATGGCAGTAACTGGGAGTTACTTTGCATTTATTGTCATGATGATGAGCATGCCCCCGACAGTTTGCGGTCCATGGGCGATGGCCCGGCGGCCGAGTCCCACTTGAAGCCCTCCCCTATCGTGAATCCGTTTGAGGGATTGGACCGCCTCATCAAGTAA
- a CDS encoding NrpR regulatory domain-containing protein encodes MTKKEKTGLAILKILNDNVNPIGAAKIRGALLSAGMDVQPRTIRFHLLALDRTGLTTQVSRRTGRLITDKGREELAHANIVDKVGVVASRVDNLVYRMSFRPSLNSGTVVINISLIQPEHLSRALNEMKLVFRHNLAISPRIMIARPGEAIAGTIAPKNYISIGTVCSVTMSGALLHEGIPVKARFSGLLEIRNRIPIRFVELIEYSGTTLDPLEIFIQANMTRVRDVILTGNGILCAGFREIPTAALDDARAIARKMRLMGLGGIVELGPPNQPVLGVPVSEGHAGLIVYGGLNPIALLRESGLPVIIKSMAGLENYASLRTIEEYQRKKEP; translated from the coding sequence ATGACGAAAAAAGAAAAGACCGGCCTAGCCATCCTGAAGATCTTGAACGATAATGTGAACCCGATCGGGGCGGCAAAAATACGGGGCGCCCTGTTATCAGCGGGAATGGATGTCCAGCCCCGGACCATCCGGTTCCATCTGCTGGCACTTGACCGGACGGGACTCACCACCCAGGTGAGCCGTCGCACCGGGCGGCTGATCACCGACAAGGGGAGAGAGGAACTGGCGCATGCCAATATTGTGGACAAGGTGGGAGTGGTCGCCTCCCGCGTGGATAACCTTGTCTACCGGATGTCATTCCGCCCCTCCTTGAATTCAGGAACGGTGGTGATCAACATTTCACTGATTCAACCGGAACACCTCTCGCGCGCCCTGAACGAGATGAAGCTGGTCTTCCGCCACAATCTCGCCATCAGTCCCAGGATCATGATCGCCCGGCCCGGTGAAGCCATTGCCGGCACCATTGCCCCAAAAAACTATATTTCGATCGGCACGGTGTGCAGCGTCACCATGAGTGGGGCCCTCCTCCACGAAGGGATTCCCGTCAAAGCCCGGTTCAGCGGATTACTGGAGATCCGGAACCGGATCCCGATCCGGTTCGTGGAACTGATTGAATACAGCGGCACCACCCTCGATCCGCTGGAGATTTTCATTCAGGCTAATATGACCCGGGTCAGGGATGTGATCCTGACCGGCAATGGCATCCTCTGCGCCGGGTTCCGGGAAATCCCGACAGCGGCGCTGGATGACGCACGGGCTATCGCCCGCAAGATGCGGCTGATGGGACTGGGCGGGATCGTGGAATTAGGGCCGCCTAACCAGCCGGTACTCGGGGTGCCCGTCTCGGAAGGGCATGCCGGCCTCATCGTCTACGGCGGCCTGAATCCCATCGCCCTGCTGCGCGAATCGGGACTCCCCGTCATCATCAAATCCATGGCCGGGCTTGAGAACTATGCGTCGCTCAGGACCATCGAGGAATATCAGCGGAAAAAAGAACCATAA
- a CDS encoding acyltransferase, which translates to MSEPHEILDIQQQLVRSNLSPMQKYLALVIGRGSWLTLMKYEVIILLCSTIPGALGLVLRKALYPRLLKKCGRNVVFGANIVLRHPKKIIIGDNVVIDDNCLLDAKGDANTGIVIGSGVFIGRNTILHCKNGDIVLGDDVNIGFNCDIASSDRVEIGRKVLIAAYSYIVGGGHDFSRSDTSVMDQKRTAKGIFIGPEAWIGAGVIVQDGCNIGEGTIVGAGAVVTESLPAKVVAVGLPARVLRAREGGGG; encoded by the coding sequence ATGTCAGAACCACATGAAATTTTGGATATCCAGCAGCAGTTGGTGCGGAGCAATCTCTCCCCGATGCAGAAGTACCTGGCGCTGGTGATCGGGCGGGGGAGCTGGTTGACGTTGATGAAGTATGAAGTCATCATCCTGTTATGCTCCACGATTCCCGGGGCGCTGGGGTTGGTCCTGCGCAAGGCGCTGTATCCGCGCCTGCTTAAAAAATGCGGGCGGAATGTCGTGTTCGGGGCCAATATTGTCCTACGGCACCCCAAGAAAATTATCATCGGCGACAATGTGGTGATTGATGACAATTGTCTGCTGGATGCCAAAGGGGACGCCAATACCGGCATTGTGATCGGTTCGGGGGTGTTTATCGGGCGCAATACGATTCTGCACTGCAAGAATGGGGATATCGTGCTGGGTGACGATGTGAATATCGGCTTTAACTGTGATATTGCCTCTTCAGACCGGGTGGAGATCGGGCGGAAGGTGTTGATTGCAGCCTATAGCTATATTGTGGGAGGCGGGCATGATTTCTCGAGGTCGGATACCTCGGTGATGGATCAGAAGCGGACGGCCAAAGGGATCTTTATCGGGCCTGAGGCCTGGATCGGGGCCGGGGTGATTGTGCAGGATGGGTGCAACATCGGGGAAGGCACGATTGTGGGGGCGGGCGCGGTGGTGACCGAGAGTCTGCCGGCCAAAGTGGTTGCGGTTGGACTGCCTGCCCGCGTCCTGCGTGCCCGGGAAGGGGGCGGGGGCTGA
- a CDS encoding uracil-DNA glycosylase has product MCPDPRQELAEILSQTSAYLNGLKADGITQIEVSLASVSLGRLGETPRPTKTPAPPPAGILVKPVIPAPARMENEMARIALEIAGCKKCALHQTRIQTVPGQGNAKRPELMFIGEAPGADEDEQGLAFVGRAGQLVTKMITAMGFRREEVFIANILKCRPPDNRPPTPEEMAICLPFLKRQIAEVQPKVIVALGATAVLGLLNLTGISQLRGKWLSFEGIDLMPTYHPSYLLRNPVMKKEAWSDLQEVLKRLGRSVPPAKK; this is encoded by the coding sequence GTGTGCCCTGACCCCCGACAGGAACTGGCGGAAATTCTCAGTCAGACGTCAGCTTACCTGAATGGCCTGAAGGCGGATGGCATCACTCAGATTGAGGTCAGTTTGGCGTCGGTGAGTCTGGGACGGCTCGGCGAGACGCCTCGCCCTACCAAAACTCCTGCCCCGCCGCCTGCGGGCATATTGGTTAAACCCGTGATACCGGCTCCGGCCAGAATGGAAAACGAAATGGCTCGAATTGCCTTGGAGATCGCCGGCTGTAAGAAATGTGCGTTGCATCAAACCCGGATCCAGACCGTGCCGGGACAGGGCAACGCCAAACGGCCGGAACTCATGTTCATTGGAGAAGCCCCTGGGGCCGATGAAGATGAGCAGGGGTTGGCCTTTGTGGGGCGCGCCGGACAGCTGGTGACCAAAATGATTACGGCGATGGGCTTCCGGCGGGAAGAGGTATTCATTGCCAATATCCTGAAGTGCCGGCCCCCCGATAACCGGCCGCCGACACCTGAAGAGATGGCCATCTGCCTTCCCTTCCTGAAGCGGCAGATTGCGGAGGTTCAGCCGAAGGTGATTGTGGCGCTCGGGGCGACGGCTGTACTCGGCCTGCTTAATCTGACGGGGATCAGCCAGCTGCGCGGGAAATGGCTGAGTTTTGAGGGGATTGATTTAATGCCGACCTATCATCCCTCGTATCTGCTGCGAAATCCCGTGATGAAAAAGGAAGCATGGTCGGATTTGCAAGAGGTGCTGAAGCGGCTGGGGCGGTCTGTGCCGCCTGCGAAGAAGTAG
- a CDS encoding CDP-alcohol phosphatidyltransferase family protein has protein sequence MKQVITWRQLIPITITLMAMLCGFFSILVTVESMNETMERAGAMHRWSALLIMLAMILDGIDGNVARKLKGCTEIGAELDTYVDMTAFGIAPAVLIYVVMLTGSVPQDSARIFWRVAMTAVVVLSGVVRLARFKAHDPDRGQGGYTGLPITACAGWVAMIVFISQSEPFEKYSLNSGWVAGLFLVGVLIFISLQVSNVRYPKPTKHPVLFIPMVIMVCVLFGPQKIAVPAAVFMILMVLGYITFGPLYMRQVSPRPVLDKEGQPSDLPRKG, from the coding sequence ATGAAGCAAGTGATTACCTGGCGTCAATTGATACCGATTACCATCACATTGATGGCGATGCTCTGTGGGTTTTTCAGTATTCTGGTCACCGTCGAGAGCATGAACGAAACGATGGAGAGGGCGGGCGCGATGCACCGGTGGTCGGCGCTGCTAATCATGCTGGCCATGATCCTGGACGGGATTGATGGCAATGTGGCTCGCAAGCTCAAGGGGTGTACGGAAATCGGGGCGGAACTCGACACCTATGTGGATATGACCGCCTTTGGCATCGCTCCGGCGGTGTTGATTTATGTGGTGATGCTGACGGGGTCGGTTCCCCAGGATTCGGCGCGGATTTTCTGGCGGGTGGCCATGACGGCCGTGGTGGTGCTCTCCGGCGTGGTGCGGTTGGCCCGCTTCAAGGCCCATGATCCTGACCGGGGTCAGGGGGGCTATACCGGGCTGCCGATTACGGCCTGTGCCGGGTGGGTGGCGATGATCGTGTTTATCAGCCAGAGCGAGCCGTTTGAGAAGTATTCCCTGAACTCCGGCTGGGTGGCGGGTCTCTTCCTGGTGGGGGTGCTGATTTTCATCAGTCTGCAGGTCTCCAATGTACGGTATCCCAAACCGACCAAGCATCCCGTGTTGTTCATTCCCATGGTGATCATGGTGTGTGTGCTGTTTGGCCCCCAGAAAATTGCGGTGCCGGCGGCGGTATTCATGATTTTGATGGTGTTGGGCTATATTACCTTCGGCCCGCTCTATATGCGGCAGGTTTCGCCTCGTCCGGTTTTGGATAAAGAGGGGCAGCCGTCTGATTTGCCCCGGAAGGGATAA
- the thyX gene encoding FAD-dependent thymidylate synthase — protein MSILTGKTKITFKPSEIPVMDVMQGASRWETKVHKHGLVALVDVMPRLVPEGKTADSAIVQAARVSYGEGTNKITEDRSLIRYLLRHQHTSPFEMVEFKFHHVMPIFVARQWIRHRTASLNEYSARYSIVKDRFYRPVMSSLRQQSKTNKQGGTEPLDDLTAAEFSQYLDATETHFKDYQQLLDKGVARELARIGLPQNLYTEWYWKIDLHNLLHFLKLRMDVHAQLEIREYAKVMFDMIKPIVPMTIEAFEDYQLGAVTLTRLEVEAMRSGAPLVSDNKREQAEWEEKRRTLGLKAE, from the coding sequence ATGAGCATATTAACCGGAAAAACTAAGATCACGTTCAAGCCATCTGAAATTCCTGTGATGGATGTCATGCAGGGGGCGTCGCGCTGGGAAACCAAGGTGCATAAACACGGACTGGTGGCCCTGGTCGACGTCATGCCCCGGCTGGTCCCTGAAGGCAAAACCGCCGACTCCGCCATTGTGCAGGCCGCCCGGGTCTCCTATGGCGAGGGCACCAACAAGATCACGGAGGACCGCTCCCTGATCCGCTACCTCTTGCGCCATCAACATACCAGCCCCTTTGAAATGGTGGAGTTCAAGTTCCACCATGTCATGCCGATTTTCGTGGCCCGGCAGTGGATCCGGCACCGGACGGCCAGCCTGAACGAATACAGCGCCCGCTACTCGATCGTAAAGGACCGCTTCTACCGGCCCGTCATGAGCAGTCTCCGGCAACAGAGCAAGACGAACAAGCAGGGCGGCACGGAACCGCTTGACGACCTGACCGCCGCGGAATTCTCCCAGTATCTGGACGCCACGGAAACGCACTTCAAGGACTATCAGCAGCTTCTGGATAAGGGCGTGGCCCGCGAACTGGCCCGCATCGGGCTCCCCCAGAACCTCTACACGGAATGGTACTGGAAAATCGACCTGCACAATCTGCTCCATTTTCTCAAATTGAGGATGGACGTCCATGCTCAATTGGAGATCCGGGAATACGCCAAAGTCATGTTCGACATGATCAAGCCGATTGTGCCCATGACCATCGAGGCCTTCGAAGATTATCAGTTGGGCGCCGTCACCTTGACCCGTCTGGAAGTCGAAGCCATGCGATCCGGTGCCCCGCTCGTCAGTGATAACAAGCGCGAACAAGCCGAGTGGGAAGAGAAACGCCGCACACTGGGCCTCAAAGCCGAATAA